One part of the Phragmites australis chromosome 3, lpPhrAust1.1, whole genome shotgun sequence genome encodes these proteins:
- the LOC133911344 gene encoding 14 kDa proline-rich protein DC2.15-like: MASQTFSAASLILLLVASTFLVSDVAACGGCSHPSPPPPPTPKPCPPPPSSYGKCPKDTLKLGVCANVLGLVKVSIGKVPTDSCCPLLDGLADLEAAVCLCTALKANVLGINLDIPIKLSLLLNYCGKSVPEGFQCA; the protein is encoded by the coding sequence ATGGCCTCGCAGACCTTCTCGGCCGCGTCCCTCATCCTCCTGCTCGTCGCGAGCACCTTCCTCGTCAGCGACGTCGCTGCATGCGGCGGCTGCTCGCACccatctccgccgccgccgccgacgcccaagccgtgcccgccgccgccgtccagcTACGGCAAGTGCCCCAAGGACACGCTGAAGCTGGGTGTGTGCGCCAACGTGCTGGGCCTGGTGAAGGTGTCGATCGGCAAGGTGCCGACGGACTCGTGCTGCCCGCTGCTGGACGGCCTCGCCGACCTGGAGGCTGCAGTTTGCCTCTGCACCGCGCTCAAGGCCAACGTCCTCGGCATCAACCTCGACATCCCCATCAAGCTCAGCTTGCTCCTCAACTACTGCGGCAAGAGCGTCCCCGAAGGCTTCCAGTGCGCCTAA